The Blautia pseudococcoides genome segment GCGTCATCCAGGGTTTTCACGTTCCATACAGGCAGCTTGGTTGCCAGATAGAAACTTTTACGGTCATATTTTTTCAGGACCCTGCCCACAAATGGTTCACTGTCCCCGTTGTGGTACGGATAGGCGGTATCTATGTATGTGACTCCGGCCTTCAATGCACGGTCCAGCATGCTCTCGGCTTTAGCCTCGTCGATATTTCCGTCTGCTGTCTGCGGAAAGCGCATACATCCAAAGCCCAGAAGGGATGGGGATACACCCAGATTCTCAAATTTACGGTATTCCATTGTGTAAAAACCTCCTCTATTTCAGTCAAAATAATTTAATTAGTAGCTGATATCTATTTTATCATTCTATGCAGGGAGATGACAAGAGATTTCCTGAATTATTAGGCCATGCCCATATCTTTTTCATGGAAATGGATGAGAAAATAAAGTATACTGGAGAAAAGACAGACAGCTGTCTGTAAATGCTAAAAAGGAGAGTAAATGATATGCAGGAATTTATTTATTATGCGCCTACAGAAGTGGTGTTTGGAAAAGATGCGGAGAAGAAGACAGCAGCGGAAGTGAGGAAGTGGGGCGGCAGCCGGGTGCTTCTTGTCTATGGGAGTGGCAGTGTAAAAAAGAGTGGTCTGTTGGACACCATTGAGGGGGAACTTGCGGATGCGGGGATCGCCTTCAAAGAGTGGGGCGGGGTTAAGCCAAATCCCAGACTGTCTTTTGCGGAGGCAGGTGTGGAGGCTGCGGTTTCTTTTGGAGCGGATTTTATTTTGGCTGTAGGTGGGGGAAGTTCCATTGACACGGCAAAAGGTATTGCGCACGGAACAGCAAACCCGGGAACTGCACTTTGGGATATCTGGACGCAGAAGGTGCCGCTGACAAAAAGTCTTCCGGTGGGGGTTGTCCTGACCATTGCGGCCGCGGGCAGTGAGATGAGCGACTCCGCGGTGCTGACGAATGAAGCGATTGGAAGGAAGCAGGGATTGAGCACGGATTTTAACAGGGTGAAATTTGCTGTTATGAATCCGGAGCTTACTTACACGCTGCCGAAATATCAGGTGACATGCGGTATTGTGGATATTATGATGCATACGCTGGACCGGTATTTTACCCATACAAAGGGAAACCGGATGACAGATGAGATTGCGGAAGCACTTCTGAGGACTGTGATTGAAAATGGAAGAAAGGCCTGGGGGGACCAGACGGATTATGAGGCCATGAGTGAGCTGATGTGGTGCAGCAGCCTGTCCCATAATGGGATCACAGGACTTGGGGCAGAAAAGGATTTCGCGCCTCATAAAATAGGGCATGAGCTCAGTGCAAAATATGATGTGGCTCACGGGGCCAGTCTGTCTGCTGTCTGGGAGGCATGGGCAGAGTATGTGTATATGGAAGAACCGGCACGGTTTGCTCAGTATGCAAGAAAGGTGTGGGGCGTGCAGGAGGATGATGATGTGGAGGCGGCTAAAGAGGGGATCAGGAGGACTGTGGGATATTTTAAAAGTTTGAATATGCCTGTGTGTCTGGGAGAACTGGATGCGGGAGTGCTGGCGGAGGATGCGTTGGTGGATATGGCTGAGAGGGCGACGGGGAAGGATACGTTTTGTGTGGCGAAGTTTAAGGAATTGCATCAGGGGGATGTGTATGAGATATTGAGGAGGGCGAATCATATGTGAATATAGTTGACTTATGTTAATAATGTGATATAATGGGCATATGTTAATAAAAATGCATTGAGAAGGCGGAGTGTTGTTGGGAGGTGAGGAGATGTCCAGGCCTAGTAAGGAAAAGAGGATTTGCAGACTGCCGGGGTGCGGGTTGTTTGTGCCGGGTGAGGGGGGTGAACCTGCGCATCGGATTCGGATGACGGTTGATGAGTATGAGACGATTCGGCTCATTGATTATTTGGGGTATACCCAGGAAGAATGTGCGGTGCAGATGGAAGTAGGGAGAGCTACTGTGCAGGCAGTTTATGCAGAGGCCAGGAAGAAACTGGCACGTTTTTTGGTGGAGGCGTCTTCTCTGGAGATCAGCGGCGGAAGCTATAGGATCTGCGGGCAGGATGGCCGTCGGCAGAACGGGTGCGTTTCATCAATCAGGAGAGGAGATTCAAACATGAAAATTGCAGTGACATATGACAATGGAGAGGTATTTCAGCATTTTGGACACACAGAGCAGTTCAAGGTATATGAGGTGGAGGATGGAAAGATCGTGTCATCTGAGGTGATTGATACCAATGGCAGCGGACACGGTGCGCTGGCAGGATTTCTGAACCAGTGCGGTGCACAGGTGCTCATCTGCGGAGGTATCGGCGGTGGTGCAAGGAATGCGCTGGCGGAGGCGGGAATCCAGCTTTATCCGGGAGCGTGCGGAGATGCGGATGCACAGGTGGAAGCATTTTTGGCCGGAAGCCTGAATTATGACCCGGATACAGTCTGTGCACATCACGGTCACGGACATGAGGGCAGTAACTGTGGGGAACATACCCATGAGTGCGGCCATCACTGCGGGAATTAATACGGTTATAACTGCAAAAGAAACGGCATCGGCAGGTGAAGGTTCATCTGCCGATGCCGTTTTTATGGGATAAAAAGCCGTTTTTTAATCTTCCAGATTGCTTTTTATTTCCCCACACGCGATTTTGCTGCCGGAATCCCCTGATGGCTGTGTTTTAAAGTCATCAGGTTTTTCATGGATGATTACCGTCCGGCCTATGATTTCTTCCGGAACGAACCGGTTTGTATAGAACATAGAAAGCGCATACCCGTCATTTTCAAAGAGCGGAGGTAAATCCCCGGCATGTTCCGGGTGCGGACAATCTTTGGGATTTAAATGGCTGCCGGTAAGAGGATAATCCCCCTCTGCGTTTTCTTCGCAGGAAGAGCCTTCATGAATGTGAAAGGCAAAGACTTTTTCCTGACAGGCAGCTTCCGAAGTGGGAAGTCCGGCAATGTCGGCAAGGACAACCGTACCGCCCCACAGCGGGAAAAAGTATACGAAACCTTTGATATTGGGGTATCTCTTTCCTCCGTATACAAAGGAATAGGCTTCCGGTGCAGTGGTGACTACCTTTTGCATGGCTTCTAATAATTCCCGGCGCATATATGTCATTTGCTGCATCCCGGATCGCAGCTGCATTTGGCGGGCATGTCAAAGCTGGGGTTAAAGGCATAGAAGTTCTTAAAGTCCAGTTCTTCCTGTACGGAACGTAGGGTTTCACCGAAACGCTGGAAATGCACAACTTCTCTTTCACGCAGGAATCGGATGGGGTCTATAACATCCGGGTCTTTGATGACACGGAGTATGTTGTCGTAAGTGGAGCGTGCTTTCTGTTCAGCAGCCATATCTTCAAATAAATCTGTGATGGGATCTCCTTTTGACTGGAACTCACAGGCATTAAAGGGGATACCTCCGGCAGCCTGCGGCCAGATGCCTACGGTATGGTCGATATAATAGGGGCCAAGACCGGACTTTTCTATTTCTTCCATGGAAAGGTTGCGGGTGAGCTGGTGTACAATGGTGGATACCATTTCCATGTGAGCCAGTTCCTCTGTACCTGTATCGTTATCGGTATTGTACACGTGAAGTAATGATTAACGTGGTGCTGCCTGTACGGAAGTGTTATACTATAAGAAAAAAGGAGGAGTATGATATGTACAAAACAGAAACTTACACAGCAGTGGTACCGGTGGAAGACTACATAGAAGGTTATGTGGATGTGGTCACGTTTCTAGAGTGCTGCAGAGCATGTCCGAATTACGATACGGTATGGTCCTGCCCGTCTTACGATTTTGATGTTTTGTCATACTGGAGAAAATACAAGAATCTGGAACTGACCGCCGTTAAAATAATATTTGACGAGGATTTTGCAGGAAAGGCATTTACAAAGGAGGAGCAGGACGAGATCCTTGGGCAGTCCCTCCGTGTGGAGAAGGGAAAGTTATCGGAAATACTCTGGGAAAAAGAAAAGGAATATCCGGGAAGTATCAGCCTGTCAGCAGGTTCCTGCGATTTGTGTCAAGGAAACTGTACCAGACCGGATAAAAAAGCATGTCGTTTTCCGGAAAAGATGCGTTATTCCATAGAATCCATGGGAGGCAATGTGGGGCTCACACTCAGTAAGCTCATGGGAATCGAGCTGGAATGGATGGAAGAGGGGAAGCTGCCCCATTATTTTGTGCTGGTGTGCGGGCTTTTAAAGTAAACTGCAAATGGGTAAAAAGGGAACTTGACAAAGAATGTCGTTTGTTATACGCTTCTATCATAAACTTATAAAAGTATCTGATAAGAGTGTAAAGTAGAATGCATATGGACACTCTGACTGCCAGACCAAAAGTATTAAAACAGGCAAATCTTTCCCTCATACGGAAAGTTCTGAAAGCAAAAGGAACTGCCACCAGGGCAGAGATTGCCTATGAGACAAAGATCAGTTCCACCACAGTCCGCTCCCTGTTGTCTGAAATGATGCAGAACGGAGAAATTGAGAGTATTGGATACGATGAGTCCAGCGGAGGAAGAAAAGCGGAGCGCTATGGATTCAGGCCCCATCGGTATTACGGTGCAGCTTTCTGTATCACAGGAGACCAGATCTACGGTTTGTTGATCAATGTCTGCGGCGAGATCGTGGAAAAAACAAGGCTGGAGGCGGCCAACGGTGATTTTGAGAGCGCCGTCACCGCCTGGCTGGATGAGCAGGTCAAAAAAAGAGAACTCAAGTCCATAGGCATTGGCGTGCCCGGTGCAGTGGAAGGGGGAGGGTACTGGAGAACCAATGAGACTGACGGGAAATTATATAAAATAAATATAGGTGACAACCTTGAAAAACGGTACAAAATACCGGTAGTGCTGGAAAATGACTTAAATGCCACTGCCTTCGGATTCGGGCGGTGTTACGCAAAAGAGTTTCTATGTGAGAATCCGAATAACGTGAATATGGCATTTCTCTATTTTGAAAAGGGCTGTGTAAGCGCGGGCTTTATCTCAGGGGGCAGGGTTGTCCGCGGAAATAATAATTTTGCCGGGGAGCTGGGACTGCTGCCCATGGAACACGGAAAGACGCTGGATGCGTGTATGGCAGAACCTATGGAGGCTGTCAGATATGTCAATCTGGTGGTCCAAGTCATCAGTTTTATCTGCGGAATTCTGAATCCGCAGTATGTGGTCCTTGGCGGTCCCAGTCTGCGGAAGAACTGTATCGGGCCTGTTGGTGATGGGCTTTCCGCCTTTCTGCCGAAGCATCTTCTGCCTGAGATCCTCTATTCTCCGGATGTGTGGCAGGATTATTTTGACGGTATGGCAAGTCTTACCGCCGGGAAAATGTTCGACGAGGTACAGTTTATAAAAGAGCAGCCATGTTTATGAGTAAGAGAAAGAAAATCCTCCATACCAGGCCGATTTTGGGGCCAATGATCGGTGGGGCCGTAAAAGGCATTCAGGAGTCAGGTGATGCCGTGAGATCTGCTGCCGCTATGAACGGGATACGTGGTCTGTATCTGATATCCACAGCGGGTATTTTGCTTCTGCAGGTGATTTATCATCACCTGCAGGGAAAAAGGGAGGTGTGTGTCCATGTCAAAGGTTGATTTCCATATCCATACCAAGTTCAGTGATGACGGAGAATTTTCTCCAGGAGAGATTGTCAGACAGTGTGAGGCCGAAGGGATGGAGTGGATTGCCGTTACAGACCATAATTCTGTCCGCGGCGTGCCAAAAGCTATGGAGGAGGCTGTTTCTGTCCGTGTCATATCCGGTGTGGAGCTGGACTGTGTGTACAGGGGGCATAATTTTCACCTTTTGGGATATGGCATTAATGCGTCCCGGGAGGAATTTTGGGAGATAGAACAGGATATCCTCAGCCAGGAGAGAAGGGCAGCAGAGGAAAAAATCAGGCTGTTTTCAAAGGCGTCCGGCATTTATGTTGATGCAGATAAAATTCTTGCAGAATCAGAGAGTGGTGTTGTGACAGGAGAGCAGATCGCTGCTTATGTCCTGGGCCGGGAGGACGCAGAGAGAGATGAGAGACTGGTGCCTTATCTTCCCGGCGGACAGAAAAGTGATATGCCCAATGTGCGGTTCTACTGGGATTTTTTCTCCAAAGGAAAGCCTGCCTATGTGGAAATCTCTTATCTTTCCCTTCCAGATGCTGCATCTCTGATACACAGCGCCGGCGGCATGGCGGTTCTTGCACATCCGGGCCAGAATCTGAAAGGGGATGATGAACTGTTGGATAGAATAATAGAGGAGAAGATTGACGGGATTGAGGCATTTTCTTCTTATCACAGCAGGGCAGAAGCGGCGCATTATCTGGAAGCTGCCATACAGGGTGGTCTTCTTGCTACCTGCGGCAGTGATTTTCATGGCAGACATAAGCCAAATATCAGGCTGGGAGGTCACAACGCCCTGTGGAGTGACGAAAAACTCCTGTCAGAAATGAAAAAAAGCCCCTTACTGAGGCAGCCTGTTCTATAAAAGAACAGGCTGCCCGGTCAGGAGCGGGAATTGCTTATAATACATCCTCTGCTTCACATCCGCAGGCAAAAGGTCCTGCAAGAGGCATCATATCACGTTTTTTACCAAAATAATCCTGGTCAAACACAATAGGAGTTCCGTCAGGCGCTTCAAATTTCTGTTCCGGCTCAAAAGCCTCTCCCAGCAATTCCGTGCTCACAAACGGGGTCTCAAATTTTGGCAGGAATTCATACAGATTCGTCTCCAGGCGGTATTCGCCGCCTTCTTCTTTCAATTCCAGTGTGATCTTGTTTTCCTCATCCACTTTATAATTTTCCTCTGCATCACACGGTTTAGCGCCATTAAAGTATACATTGCCTCCGGTGTAGATGGGAAGATGGTCATAATAGATGTCTTTGTTGTCGTGGTCCACAGCAGTCTCTGCGTTGAAACGACCAAAGTATGTCTCTGCCGTGGGATATCCGTCGTACGGTTTCGTACCGCAGATAAACTGGTATTTATCCATGGTTCCCATGCCTTCAGCCTCTGCATAGGCAGCCAGGTCCCGGCGGATATCCTTCTGTACAAATATGTTGTTGTAGAAGCGTGCATCACCGTGGAGGATGGTCATGAAACCGGCAACCTCTGTGCGGTGGGGAACGTGGTATGGTGTATATCTTGGGGTAGGCAGATATTGTCCGCCGTTATCCACTCCGGCGCCTACCCAGGTAAAGGAGCCTGCGATCAGGTTGTGCACAAGAGCAGTGCCCTGTGTGCTGATGCGGCATGCGCAGTCGGACAGGAGCAGGTTGTTGTCAACCAGTGTGGGACCATGGGAAACCTCAATAAAAATGTCCTCAGCCAGAGCCAGCCCATTGGCGATCTCCGTACCTTTTGGCGGAACATTGTCGTGGAACAGGTTTTGTGTGACACGGGTTCCCTGTGCCTGCCAGTCAAGCCACAGACCACGGGTGCAGTGGTGGAAATGGTTGCGGCGGATGATCACATCAATGGCAGCATGCATTTTGATACCGCCGATTTCCGCACCGGCCAGGTCCTGTTTGTTATTGATATGGTGAATATGGTTGTCCTCTATGACAGAGAACACACCGCCTAAATGTCCTACAATACCGGTCTGCCCACAGTCGTGGATGTTACAGCGGCGGACTGTGTGAGAGCCGATGTTCTCTTTGGTCCAACCCTCTGTCTGTGCCTGGCAGATAGCATCACGTTCTGTCTGGGTGCCGTCTTTATAGAATTTGGTGGTCCACTTGTTTTCATTGTTGGGCTGCAGATATTTTCCAAGGGAAATACCGGAGCATTTGGAATCAGAGACTTCACAGTCCTCGATGATCCAGCCTTTTGACCAGTGAGGGCCGATCATGCCTTCCTGGTAAGCAGTGGGCGGTGCCCAGGTAGTAGCTGCCTGTTTTACGGTAAATCCGGACAGGGTGATGTGATTTACACCTGTCTTATCCGGATAGAAACAGTTCCGGCGCACATTGATCTCTACAGTTTCCTCATTAGGGTCAGCGCCCTGGAAATTGGCGTAGATCACCGTGAAGGCACCGTCCTGTTCGGTATACCATTTGTAGAGGGTAAAATCCGGGTCCCAGGAGCCTTTGTATACTGTTGGGTTTGCCACGTCTTCCAGAGAAAATGTCTCGTACATGGATTTGCCGTTTATGTACACTTCTCCGGTATGGACTGGTTCCAGAGCGCGGTACCAGTCACCGGCGATCACTGTGGTGTAGGGATTGTAGCTGCCGAAGATTCCATTAGGGATGCGGGCCATCCATACATTGCCTTGGTACTGCGTCCAGTTTTTTACAGGTTCCGCGCCGGTTATGACAGCGGCCATCGGCTCCTCAGAGCGGTATACAATGCGGTTCTGGTCATCGGTACCGCCGTTTGCCGGATTTACATATTCCCGGTAGATACCGGGAGCTACCAGAACTTCATCGCCTGCACAAGCGATTTTAGCTGCCTCGCTGATGGTCTGGAACGGTTTTTCTTTTGTACCGCATCCGTTTCTCGGAGCATTTGCGGCTACATAATAAATCATAGGTGTATCCTCCTTTGATCGTGTTAAGCGTATTTTCTATTGACCTTTTTGGTCTCGCAATAATATAATTATACTGTGGATTTAGGTATATAAAAATAATCATACTGCCTGAAAATATAAAAATCCTGCCATTTACGGAGGGGCCTATGGTACAATTTAGAAAATTTGATATAGACGGAAGAAAAAAAGAGAAAATCGTGTTTCAAAACCAGATGCTTCACTATGGATTGTATGTGCCAAGGCCGGAGGCGTATTTCTTTGGGGATATTCCCTGGCATTGGCATGATGAATTTGAGTTCGGGCATATTTTAGGGGGAAGTATGCAGTATAAAACCAATCATCACGAATTTATACTGCATGAAGGAGACGGGATATTTATCAATTCCGGTGTCCTGCATTATCTTCATCCCCTAAAGCCTGTGGAGGATGTGAGACTGCAGTCCCAGTTCTTTGACCGGTCTTTTCTGGCGGGTGCTTCCGGAAGTATACTGGACATTAAGTACATTGCTCCGGTGCTGGAACAGAGACAGCTTGATGCAGTGCCGCTTTACTGTTCTGATGCGGGGAGCGCCAGATTTCTGGAAAAAATGAGAGAAGGCGCAGAGCTGAGCATCAAAGGGGAGCGTTTTTTTGAACTGCGCCTAAGAAGTCTTTTTTCAGAACTCTGGGAGATTGTGTATTCCTGGGCTATGGATGAGAATAAGAAGGGAACAGGGTACAATACCCTGGAGGACGAACGGATCAAACAGATGCTATCCTATATCCAGGAACATTACAATGAGAAGATAACAGTAGAGGACATTGCGTCCAGTATACATATCAGCCAGCGGGAGTGCTACCGTCTGTTCCAGACAAGTCTTGGGGAGACACCTGGGGAATTTATGGTTTCCCTGCGCCTTCAGAAGGCGCAGGAGCTTCTGCGCTATACGGATAAAAGTGTCCTGGAGGTTGCTGTGGAGACCGGCTTTGGGACCAGCAGCTACTTTGGGAAAATTTTTAAGCAGTATCACCATATAACGCCGAAACAGTACAAAAAGCTCAATGTTGACAAGAGTGACCGACCGGTACAGGATACTTGATCAGCCGTATGTTTCTCATGCTGGCAGTTCCCCGTCCGCAGGCATCCGCTTTATCTCTTTCCGGACCAGAAGAACAGCCAGAATACCGGCAGCCCCATCCGCGATAGGACCTGCATACATGACTCCGTCAATTCCCATAAAGAGCGGGAAGATCAGGATCAGCGGAATCAGAAACAGGATCTGCCTGGTCATGGAGAGCACAATACCCCTGGCAGCTTTGCCGATGGAGGTAAAAAAGTTTGCTGTCACCGGCTGTAAGCCGTTTAAAAAAGTGCAGAACATAAAAATGCGGAAATACTTCTGGGCAAATTGATAATAGAGTTTATCTCCGGAACCGAAAAGTCCCACTATCTGCCGGGGGAAAAGCTGGAAACATAGAAAGGCGGCAACAGCCAGTATAGTTGCAGTTCCGGCAGCACACAGATAGGTCTTTTTTACACGGGTATAGTTTTTTGCTCCGTAATTGAACCCCACAATAGGCTGGGACCCTTGTGCGATCCCAATGACAATGGACAGAAACACCATGTTTACTTTGGCCACAATCCCTACCACAGCCAGAGGAATGTCGCTTCCGTAAACGGAATGTGAACCAAAGTGGCGCAGGACATTGTTCATGGTTATCTGTACCACAGTGAGCGCCAGCTGGTTGAAGCAGGAGGCCATTCCAAGGGAGGCGATGGCCTGCACACAGGACATCCTGGGAATGAGAGTCTTCAGCTTCAAATGTACGGTCTTATACTGCGGAAGATAGAAGAGGACCATACAGGCTGAAAAAACCTGACCGATCACGGTTGCCCATGCAGCACCGGCGATCCCCCAGCCAAAGGTAAAGATAAACAGAGGATCCAGCACTGTGTTGATCAGTGCCCCGGAGACCATGGAGATCATGGAATATGTGGGACTGCCGTCTGCCCGGATTAAATGATTGCCTCCGGTTGTCAGCATAAAAAAGGGGATACCCCAGGTAGTGATTCCCACATAAGTCATGGCATAAGGCAGAACCTTGGGGGTAGCTCCGAAGGCCAGAATCAGCGGTTTCAAAAACAGGCGGATAATGATTATCAGGACAATGCCGCACAGTATCAGACTGCCAAACCCGGCGCCTGCAATATGCTTTGCTTTTTCTTCATGCTTGCGGCCAAGTTCCAGATTAAAGTTGGATGCCCCTCCGATTCCTATAAGGAGAGCGATCGCCGTGGTTATGGTGGTGATAGGGAAAGCCACATTGGTCGCGGCGTTTCCGTACATACCGACACCCTGTCCGATGAAGATCTGGTCCACAATGTTATACAGTGCATTTACCAGCATACTGATAATGGCCGGCACTGCGAATTTGGGCAGTAATTTACCAATGGGACTGCATCCCAAAGGGTTTTCCTTTATCTGTTGTGTGTTCTCCATAAAATAACTCCATCCTTTCTGGTTTTATTTTAAGCGATTTTGAGGAAAAATCCAATATTAAATTTAAAAAAGGGGTTATATTGCATAAAGAAGCTTGACAAGAAATTGCGTGGGATAGTATAATTTTATATGAAATGGGTTTCAAAAATAATTCGGAAATAAAATGCAGAAATACCAGGTAATATCTTATAAATTCTTATAATATTTTGTGTAAATAATGAAACCGATTTCATATGGACATATCCCATATTGTACATAGCAAGTGATCATCCGGTCATCTGAGGCCTTGGGACAGGATGTGCTTGAATAAATTTTTAAGGAGGAAGTTATGGAACAGACAAAGGCGAAGAGAAAGCGGCACTCAAAATTCCTGAGTGCCCTGCTGGCGGTCTGTGTAGTATTCTCAGGCGGCGGAATGACAGTTCCGGTGCAGGCGGATGCAGAACAGACGGAGCAGAACACCATTGTGAACGGGGCATTGTGGTATGATGACCGTGGAGAGAACATTCAGGGGCACGGCGGCAATATCCTGGAGTATGAGGGCAGATATTACTGGGTAGGGGAGTACAAGGAGAACGCCAATTTCAGCGGCATTGCCCTTTATTCATCCTCAGACCTGGCAGACTGGAAATTTGAGAACATGATTCTGACACCGGATACGCCGGATGATGACGGTACCATAGGCTTCTGTACCATAGAGCGTCCGAAACTGATTTTTAATGGCTCGGAATTTGTACTGTGGGCACATTGGGAAAACGGCAAAGATTATGGCGAATCAAAATTGATCGTAGCCAAATGTGATACGGTCAACGGTGATTACGAATTTGTAAACCGCTTCAATCCCAAGTCCAAAACGTATAATGCGGAGACCGGTGAATATGAGATAACTACCAACCGTTCCCTGGATATGACTATTTACAATGATACGGAAACCGATGCGGATGGAACGGTACATAACCAGGCGTATCTGATTTCCGCCAATGGTCATAATATGGCACTCTATAAGCTGACCCAGGATTGTATGGATGTAATTCCTGAGGAGAGTTACCAGTTCTGGATCGGAGCAGGAAGGGAGGCCCCTGCCCTTGTAAAATCCGCCGATTATTACGTGCTGGTGACTTCAGGCCAGTCCGGCTGGTATCCCAATCAGTCCATGTACGGGTATACAAAAGATATCACAGATCCCAACGGATGGACACCGGCAGATGAACTGAAAACCATTGGAAACAATTCAACCTTTTACAGTCAGCCAACCAATATCGCCTCGATTGGAGATGGACAGTACATTTATATGGGTGACCGCTGGAATCCCGGTGCGTTGGGAAAATCCACATTCGTATGGCTTCCGCTCAATATAGAAGCCGGGGAGGAGGGGGTTACCGCATCCATGGATTATGTGGATGCGTGGTCATTCAATGCAGGAAGCGGCAAAGTTGAGCTTCCGGACAGCGAACTGGTATCACAGGGAAAAACCGTGGAGGCCAGCGTGGCAGGTAGTGATGCTCATCCGGTAGAACAGGCTGTGGACGGCATTCGTGA includes the following:
- a CDS encoding iron-containing alcohol dehydrogenase is translated as MQEFIYYAPTEVVFGKDAEKKTAAEVRKWGGSRVLLVYGSGSVKKSGLLDTIEGELADAGIAFKEWGGVKPNPRLSFAEAGVEAAVSFGADFILAVGGGSSIDTAKGIAHGTANPGTALWDIWTQKVPLTKSLPVGVVLTIAAAGSEMSDSAVLTNEAIGRKQGLSTDFNRVKFAVMNPELTYTLPKYQVTCGIVDIMMHTLDRYFTHTKGNRMTDEIAEALLRTVIENGRKAWGDQTDYEAMSELMWCSSLSHNGITGLGAEKDFAPHKIGHELSAKYDVAHGASLSAVWEAWAEYVYMEEPARFAQYARKVWGVQEDDDVEAAKEGIRRTVGYFKSLNMPVCLGELDAGVLAEDALVDMAERATGKDTFCVAKFKELHQGDVYEILRRANHM
- a CDS encoding NifB/NifX family molybdenum-iron cluster-binding protein, with translation MSRPSKEKRICRLPGCGLFVPGEGGEPAHRIRMTVDEYETIRLIDYLGYTQEECAVQMEVGRATVQAVYAEARKKLARFLVEASSLEISGGSYRICGQDGRRQNGCVSSIRRGDSNMKIAVTYDNGEVFQHFGHTEQFKVYEVEDGKIVSSEVIDTNGSGHGALAGFLNQCGAQVLICGGIGGGARNALAEAGIQLYPGACGDADAQVEAFLAGSLNYDPDTVCAHHGHGHEGSNCGEHTHECGHHCGN
- a CDS encoding superoxide dismutase family protein, with product MTYMRRELLEAMQKVVTTAPEAYSFVYGGKRYPNIKGFVYFFPLWGGTVVLADIAGLPTSEAACQEKVFAFHIHEGSSCEENAEGDYPLTGSHLNPKDCPHPEHAGDLPPLFENDGYALSMFYTNRFVPEEIIGRTVIIHEKPDDFKTQPSGDSGSKIACGEIKSNLED
- a CDS encoding manganese catalase family protein, coding for MYNTDNDTGTEELAHMEMVSTIVHQLTRNLSMEEIEKSGLGPYYIDHTVGIWPQAAGGIPFNACEFQSKGDPITDLFEDMAAEQKARSTYDNILRVIKDPDVIDPIRFLREREVVHFQRFGETLRSVQEELDFKNFYAFNPSFDMPAKCSCDPGCSK
- a CDS encoding DUF2284 domain-containing protein, translating into MYKTETYTAVVPVEDYIEGYVDVVTFLECCRACPNYDTVWSCPSYDFDVLSYWRKYKNLELTAVKIIFDEDFAGKAFTKEEQDEILGQSLRVEKGKLSEILWEKEKEYPGSISLSAGSCDLCQGNCTRPDKKACRFPEKMRYSIESMGGNVGLTLSKLMGIELEWMEEGKLPHYFVLVCGLLK
- a CDS encoding ROK family protein, encoding MHMDTLTARPKVLKQANLSLIRKVLKAKGTATRAEIAYETKISSTTVRSLLSEMMQNGEIESIGYDESSGGRKAERYGFRPHRYYGAAFCITGDQIYGLLINVCGEIVEKTRLEAANGDFESAVTAWLDEQVKKRELKSIGIGVPGAVEGGGYWRTNETDGKLYKINIGDNLEKRYKIPVVLENDLNATAFGFGRCYAKEFLCENPNNVNMAFLYFEKGCVSAGFISGGRVVRGNNNFAGELGLLPMEHGKTLDACMAEPMEAVRYVNLVVQVISFICGILNPQYVVLGGPSLRKNCIGPVGDGLSAFLPKHLLPEILYSPDVWQDYFDGMASLTAGKMFDEVQFIKEQPCL
- a CDS encoding PHP domain-containing protein; its protein translation is MSKVDFHIHTKFSDDGEFSPGEIVRQCEAEGMEWIAVTDHNSVRGVPKAMEEAVSVRVISGVELDCVYRGHNFHLLGYGINASREEFWEIEQDILSQERRAAEEKIRLFSKASGIYVDADKILAESESGVVTGEQIAAYVLGREDAERDERLVPYLPGGQKSDMPNVRFYWDFFSKGKPAYVEISYLSLPDAASLIHSAGGMAVLAHPGQNLKGDDELLDRIIEEKIDGIEAFSSYHSRAEAAHYLEAAIQGGLLATCGSDFHGRHKPNIRLGGHNALWSDEKLLSEMKKSPLLRQPVL
- a CDS encoding right-handed parallel beta-helix repeat-containing protein encodes the protein MIYYVAANAPRNGCGTKEKPFQTISEAAKIACAGDEVLVAPGIYREYVNPANGGTDDQNRIVYRSEEPMAAVITGAEPVKNWTQYQGNVWMARIPNGIFGSYNPYTTVIAGDWYRALEPVHTGEVYINGKSMYETFSLEDVANPTVYKGSWDPDFTLYKWYTEQDGAFTVIYANFQGADPNEETVEINVRRNCFYPDKTGVNHITLSGFTVKQAATTWAPPTAYQEGMIGPHWSKGWIIEDCEVSDSKCSGISLGKYLQPNNENKWTTKFYKDGTQTERDAICQAQTEGWTKENIGSHTVRRCNIHDCGQTGIVGHLGGVFSVIEDNHIHHINNKQDLAGAEIGGIKMHAAIDVIIRRNHFHHCTRGLWLDWQAQGTRVTQNLFHDNVPPKGTEIANGLALAEDIFIEVSHGPTLVDNNLLLSDCACRISTQGTALVHNLIAGSFTWVGAGVDNGGQYLPTPRYTPYHVPHRTEVAGFMTILHGDARFYNNIFVQKDIRRDLAAYAEAEGMGTMDKYQFICGTKPYDGYPTAETYFGRFNAETAVDHDNKDIYYDHLPIYTGGNVYFNGAKPCDAEENYKVDEENKITLELKEEGGEYRLETNLYEFLPKFETPFVSTELLGEAFEPEQKFEAPDGTPIVFDQDYFGKKRDMMPLAGPFACGCEAEDVL
- a CDS encoding AraC family transcriptional regulator, which translates into the protein MVQFRKFDIDGRKKEKIVFQNQMLHYGLYVPRPEAYFFGDIPWHWHDEFEFGHILGGSMQYKTNHHEFILHEGDGIFINSGVLHYLHPLKPVEDVRLQSQFFDRSFLAGASGSILDIKYIAPVLEQRQLDAVPLYCSDAGSARFLEKMREGAELSIKGERFFELRLRSLFSELWEIVYSWAMDENKKGTGYNTLEDERIKQMLSYIQEHYNEKITVEDIASSIHISQRECYRLFQTSLGETPGEFMVSLRLQKAQELLRYTDKSVLEVAVETGFGTSSYFGKIFKQYHHITPKQYKKLNVDKSDRPVQDT